A genomic stretch from Borrelia hispanica CRI includes:
- a CDS encoding ABC transporter permease, which produces MMHSNIKELFKIAYVIFIHSKNKKALIGSGISLSLVMIPLIIVYYMSNNIMNATIERYIENEGFSVQIEYNEIHKDEYLKSKLEKLKNEYKHDKLKYFFERRTYGLIGNKKKQGALIRAVENKFVDNNKHIKLVDGKKNFNKNEILISRQIKDKLDLNINDSIYLIVPNNKYQKILPRAQKFTIAGIIETGLKEIDKNLVFISLQDANIMTKELSKSIIGLSIKTNTKEKTNNLKEKITKEFKEYKIKTFYELYLNKYTNLNISKKLLIFIMAFIVIFASINISSSLCMLILENKKKIAILKSIGMNNITLKLIFILIALVLSSTSCIIGIIIGNYLTINIEHVINIIDIITNMILKIFGADNTELLNSDYYISEFNIKISTKFSLIILLSYTLISIATTLIPLDIISKFKEKEIL; this is translated from the coding sequence ATGATGCACTCCAATATTAAAGAACTTTTTAAAATAGCATATGTTATATTTATACACTCAAAAAATAAAAAAGCTCTTATAGGTTCTGGGATATCTTTAAGTTTAGTAATGATTCCTCTAATAATCGTTTATTATATGTCAAACAATATCATGAATGCCACAATAGAAAGATACATTGAAAATGAAGGATTTTCAGTACAAATAGAATATAATGAGATTCACAAAGATGAATATCTCAAATCTAAGCTAGAAAAACTTAAAAACGAATATAAACATGACAAACTAAAATATTTTTTTGAGAGAAGAACCTATGGACTTATTGGAAATAAAAAAAAACAAGGGGCTTTAATCAGAGCAGTAGAAAATAAATTTGTTGATAATAATAAGCATATAAAATTAGTAGATGGGAAGAAAAACTTTAACAAAAATGAAATATTAATATCAAGACAAATCAAAGACAAACTTGATTTAAATATTAATGACTCTATCTACCTAATAGTACCTAACAATAAATATCAAAAAATACTCCCAAGAGCACAAAAATTTACCATAGCTGGAATAATTGAAACAGGATTAAAAGAAATTGATAAAAATTTAGTTTTTATTTCATTACAAGATGCAAATATAATGACAAAAGAACTATCTAAAAGTATAATTGGTCTTTCTATCAAAACCAATACAAAAGAAAAAACTAATAATCTTAAAGAAAAGATCACAAAAGAATTTAAAGAATATAAAATCAAAACATTTTATGAACTATATCTAAACAAATATACAAATTTAAATATAAGCAAAAAACTTTTAATATTCATTATGGCATTTATCGTAATATTTGCAAGCATTAACATATCCTCATCACTCTGTATGTTAATACTTGAAAATAAAAAGAAAATTGCAATATTAAAATCAATTGGAATGAATAATATAACCCTTAAATTAATATTCATACTGATAGCACTTGTTTTAAGTTCAACATCATGTATAATAGGTATAATCATAGGAAATTACCTAACCATCAATATAGAACACGTAATTAACATAATAGATATTATAACCAATATGATTTTAAAGATATTTGGCGCTGATAACACAGAACTTCTAAATTCTGATTATTATATTTCTGAATTTAACATCAAAATAAGTACTAAATTTAGCCTAATTATCCTCCTATCCTATACATTAATTAGTATTGCAACAACACTTATTCCTTTAGACATCATTTCAAAATTTAAAGAAAAAGAAATACTATAA
- a CDS encoding ABC transporter permease, translating to MKLNRLLFKRLILDEQNSLSLTIVIILSIVLGQIIIIITISIMNGFQNDFFTSISTLESGNLKIESKLNEQEFNSIKKMKEIIQINKIYETQGIGIENYYYPSILNIIAFDTKDVINDKNFLLLTGLTASQIQLNEDEIIIGDVLSYNLDLYAGDTIGLILNDEITNLHTLKNEVKRFKIKAIFKSNYSKINQSTVFMNINYFYTKQLIKDLDINYQLKTKNLYPSKKLINAIKNINQKIKVKPWHEYNKEFYKALKIERNTMLIILTSIFLVIAVNTYYLQKRIIINKSKSISIILFLGLRAQKIRKVFLIHSIVICVLGSIIGIISGTIISLNINEILNTIDILINSLINAVNYILKLNLENIEIKIIKNTITPKIFLSDLMLILFFACLFTICSSLKVTKKIKYTDTINGATS from the coding sequence ACTAAATAGACTCTTATTTAAAAGATTAATCTTAGATGAACAAAATAGCTTATCACTCACAATCGTCATAATTTTAAGTATAGTACTTGGACAAATCATTATCATTATCACAATATCAATAATGAATGGTTTTCAAAATGATTTTTTCACAAGTATATCTACACTAGAGAGTGGCAATTTAAAAATTGAAAGCAAATTAAATGAACAAGAATTCAATTCCATTAAAAAAATGAAAGAAATAATTCAAATAAATAAAATTTATGAAACACAAGGAATTGGAATTGAAAATTATTATTACCCAAGCATATTAAATATAATCGCATTTGACACAAAAGACGTCATAAATGACAAAAACTTTCTCCTTCTAACAGGTCTTACAGCATCTCAAATCCAACTTAATGAAGATGAAATCATCATAGGAGACGTGCTTTCATATAACTTAGATCTATATGCAGGAGACACAATAGGATTGATATTAAATGATGAAATTACAAATTTACATACATTGAAAAATGAAGTAAAACGATTTAAAATAAAAGCCATTTTTAAGAGCAATTATAGCAAAATAAATCAATCTACAGTATTTATGAATATCAATTACTTTTATACAAAACAACTAATTAAAGATCTAGATATTAATTATCAATTAAAAACAAAAAATTTATATCCAAGTAAAAAATTAATAAATGCAATCAAAAATATTAATCAAAAAATCAAAGTTAAACCTTGGCATGAATATAATAAAGAATTTTACAAAGCACTAAAAATAGAGAGAAATACAATGTTAATCATTCTAACAAGCATATTTCTTGTCATTGCTGTTAACACATACTACCTCCAAAAAAGGATAATAATTAATAAAAGTAAATCTATCTCAATAATCTTATTTTTGGGATTAAGAGCACAAAAGATTAGAAAAGTTTTCCTAATTCATTCAATAGTAATTTGCGTATTGGGAAGCATAATTGGCATAATTTCAGGAACCATAATATCTCTAAACATAAATGAAATTCTAAATACAATTGACATCTTGATAAATAGCTTGATTAATGCTGTAAATTATATATTAAAATTAAATCTGGAAAATATAGAAATAAAAATAATAAAAAATACAATTACCCCTAAAATATTTTTAAGTGATTTAATGCTGATACTGTTCTTTGCTTGTCTATTTACAATATGTTCAAGCCTAAAAGTGACTAAAAAAATCAAATATACTGATACAATAAACGGAGCAACATCATAA
- a CDS encoding cysteine desulfurase yields the protein MNINILENKNEKIKNLRKDFPILNKTINNQKIIYFDNAATSQKPQSVISSIVEYYTNYNANVHRSGHQFAIESSLKIEETRKIVKQFINAESTKNIIFNSGTTDGTNTIANSLLLSKFFKENDEIITTTLEHNSNLLPWINIAKYLNLKIKLAKFNEMGIIQPKQIQNLITDKTKIITMSGINNILGTMQNLEQIGKIAKDNKITLFIDAAQMAPHIKIDVKKINCDFLVFSGHKMLAPTGIGVLYISDKIINKLNSSKLGGNAIENIYIKNEKLDFKTINSPNKFESGTPNIAGIIGLGQAIKYINNITMQFIQEHDQELIEYCVSKLKEIDEVEFILNKNIKRKSIISFTVKNIHSHDIETYLDTMGIATRSGKTCAYLAFFSENIKKDHLLRISFYLYNTKEEIDIFISSLKKTIKEFY from the coding sequence ATGAATATCAATATATTAGAAAATAAAAATGAAAAAATAAAAAATTTAAGAAAAGACTTTCCTATTTTAAATAAAACTATTAATAATCAAAAAATCATTTATTTTGATAATGCCGCAACTTCTCAAAAACCCCAAAGTGTAATTTCATCTATAGTTGAATACTACACAAATTATAATGCAAATGTTCATAGAAGTGGACACCAATTTGCAATAGAATCAAGCTTAAAAATAGAAGAGACAAGAAAAATTGTTAAACAATTTATCAATGCAGAATCTACTAAAAACATAATTTTCAATTCTGGAACTACAGATGGAACAAATACAATAGCAAATTCATTGTTATTATCAAAATTTTTTAAAGAAAATGATGAAATTATTACAACAACACTTGAACATAATAGTAATTTACTTCCTTGGATCAATATTGCCAAATATTTAAACTTAAAAATTAAACTTGCAAAATTCAATGAAATGGGAATTATTCAACCAAAACAAATACAAAATCTAATTACAGATAAAACAAAAATCATTACTATGTCTGGAATAAATAATATACTAGGAACAATGCAAAATTTAGAGCAAATAGGAAAAATTGCTAAGGATAACAAAATTACATTATTCATAGATGCGGCTCAAATGGCACCACATATAAAAATAGATGTAAAAAAAATAAACTGTGATTTTTTAGTATTCTCAGGACATAAAATGCTTGCTCCAACAGGCATTGGGGTATTATACATATCAGATAAAATTATAAACAAACTCAACAGCTCCAAACTAGGAGGCAATGCCATAGAAAATATCTATATAAAAAATGAAAAACTTGATTTTAAAACCATCAATTCCCCAAATAAATTTGAATCAGGTACACCAAATATTGCAGGAATTATTGGTCTTGGACAAGCAATAAAATATATAAATAACATAACTATGCAATTTATTCAAGAACATGATCAAGAACTAATTGAATATTGTGTTTCAAAATTAAAAGAAATTGATGAGGTTGAATTCATTTTAAATAAAAATATTAAACGAAAATCAATAATATCATTTACAGTAAAAAATATTCATTCACATGACATTGAGACATATCTTGATACAATGGGAATTGCAACCAGATCTGGCAAAACATGTGCTTACCTTGCATTTTTTTCAGAAAACATTAAAAAAGATCATTTATTAAGAATAAGCTTTTACTTATATAATACAAAAGAAGAAATTGATATTTTCATTTCTTCACTTAAAAAAACAATAAAAGAATTTTATTAA
- a CDS encoding ABC transporter ATP-binding protein, translating to MNNTQNIICIKEIYKTYTKNKTKIQVLENLNLNVKNGDFISIQGKSGCGKSTLFNIISGIDKMDSGDIISCGISLKNANEKTLSLYKNTKIGLVFQNHNLIDEFNVFENIILPKIIEGKDNFTEIKKKALRLMKILDIETRREHYPSELSGGEAQRAAIARALINEPNIILCDEPTGNLDINTAKTVESLLIETSKTFNKTLLLVSHNPEFSNKADIKYELRDKTLKRI from the coding sequence ATGAACAATACACAAAACATAATATGCATTAAAGAAATATATAAAACGTATACTAAAAACAAAACGAAAATACAAGTACTAGAAAATTTAAATTTAAATGTCAAAAATGGTGATTTTATTTCTATTCAAGGTAAAAGTGGTTGTGGCAAATCAACACTCTTTAATATCATATCAGGAATTGATAAAATGGATTCAGGAGACATAATATCATGTGGAATATCTTTAAAAAATGCAAATGAAAAAACCTTAAGTTTATATAAAAATACAAAAATAGGTCTTGTATTTCAAAACCACAATTTAATTGATGAATTTAATGTATTTGAAAACATTATTTTACCTAAAATAATAGAAGGAAAAGACAACTTTACAGAAATCAAAAAAAAAGCTTTACGCTTAATGAAAATATTAGATATAGAAACAAGAAGAGAACATTATCCTTCAGAATTATCCGGAGGAGAAGCACAACGAGCAGCTATTGCAAGAGCTCTAATAAACGAACCAAATATAATCCTATGCGACGAACCTACTGGTAATCTAGATATCAACACCGCCAAAACAGTAGAATCATTATTAATAGAAACATCCAAAACATTTAATAAAACACTTCTTTTGGTCAGTCATAATCCAGAATTTTCAAATAAAGCAGATATCAAATACGAACTTAGAGATAAAACATTAAAGAGAATATGA
- a CDS encoding YifB family Mg chelatase-like AAA ATPase — protein MKIYSHSSIGYEGELIEVEVDIKKGIPGIDIVGLAGSEIKESRERIKAAIKNSEFTFPKDRILINLAPAGIKKIGTAIDLSIATSIISTKENKNNNLKVLMLGELQLDGQIRTIKGVLPAISLAKEKGIKCIIIPFDNLEEALLISNLNIWGVKTLKETLEIIEHLNNNIFPAKPTINFKTEENEEEFEYDFKNIKGQHRIKRALEIAVAGGHNIMIFGPPGSGKTLSIKCVQSILPPLTNKEIIETNRIWSIAGKLIDTKIIRKRPFRQPHQTASKEGIIGGGSNALPGEVSLAHNGILFLDEALEFQKSILQSLREPIEDKTISIVRASSKSFKYPANFQLMIATNPCPCGNLGKNDIECFCSQQEVSNYWKKFGAAMLDRIDIRVPVKPVNNAKLFQEDNESSKEIKKRIIKARNIQNQRYENIKNVHKNSDLKPEHIAIFCNLDKILTEEMIYILNKLNISSRATHSILKLARTIADLKDEAHISRESLLEAIEHRKHGEKLLEE, from the coding sequence ATGAAAATATACTCTCACTCATCAATAGGATACGAAGGAGAACTAATTGAAGTTGAAGTAGATATTAAAAAAGGAATACCAGGAATTGATATTGTTGGATTAGCTGGAAGTGAAATTAAAGAATCAAGAGAAAGAATAAAAGCAGCTATTAAAAATTCAGAATTTACTTTCCCAAAAGATAGAATATTAATAAATCTTGCACCAGCAGGTATCAAAAAAATTGGAACAGCAATTGATCTCTCAATTGCAACTAGCATTATAAGTACAAAAGAAAATAAAAATAACAATTTAAAAGTCTTAATGTTAGGAGAATTGCAACTAGATGGACAAATAAGAACAATTAAGGGAGTATTACCTGCAATTTCTCTTGCAAAAGAAAAAGGAATTAAATGTATAATAATACCTTTTGATAATCTTGAAGAAGCCCTGTTAATATCAAATTTAAACATTTGGGGAGTCAAAACTTTAAAAGAAACTCTAGAAATAATTGAACATCTTAATAATAATATATTTCCCGCAAAACCTACAATTAATTTCAAAACAGAAGAAAATGAAGAAGAATTTGAATACGATTTTAAAAATATTAAAGGACAACATAGGATAAAAAGAGCACTAGAAATAGCAGTAGCAGGAGGACATAATATTATGATATTTGGACCTCCTGGAAGTGGCAAAACACTCAGTATTAAATGTGTACAATCAATATTACCTCCACTTACAAATAAAGAAATTATTGAAACAAATAGAATTTGGTCAATTGCAGGAAAGCTAATAGATACAAAAATAATCAGAAAAAGACCATTTAGACAACCACATCAAACTGCAAGCAAAGAAGGCATTATTGGTGGAGGATCTAATGCACTTCCTGGAGAAGTATCACTTGCTCATAATGGCATCCTATTTTTAGATGAAGCTCTAGAATTTCAAAAATCAATATTGCAATCACTGCGTGAACCAATAGAAGATAAGACAATCTCAATAGTAAGAGCAAGTTCAAAATCATTTAAATATCCTGCAAACTTTCAATTAATGATTGCAACAAATCCATGTCCTTGTGGCAACCTTGGAAAAAACGATATTGAATGTTTTTGTTCACAACAAGAAGTTTCAAACTACTGGAAAAAATTTGGAGCAGCAATGCTTGATAGAATTGACATTAGAGTACCAGTTAAACCAGTAAATAATGCCAAATTATTTCAAGAAGACAATGAGAGTTCAAAAGAAATTAAAAAGAGAATAATAAAAGCAAGAAATATACAAAATCAAAGATATGAAAATATTAAAAATGTTCATAAAAATTCTGATCTCAAACCAGAACACATCGCAATATTTTGTAACCTAGACAAAATTCTGACAGAAGAAATGATTTATATATTAAATAAACTTAATATATCATCAAGAGCAACCCATTCAATCCTAAAACTTGCAAGAACAATTGCCGATTTAAAAGATGAGGCTCATATTTCAAGAGAATCATTACTAGAAGCAATTGAGCACAGAAAACATGGAGAAAAATTATTAGAAGAATAA
- a CDS encoding iron-sulfur cluster assembly scaffold protein has protein sequence MFSEEIKKELIRLSKIKKYCFQVEKNQNPIYHKSKCGDQIIFQIDKDNKKIRLKYNAYGCIVFLASTYLLTKICDNQSKKTTSEIITKIINNNFENLEEINKNLKIFENFLYTNRKDCFILPYKALKEILK, from the coding sequence ATGTTCTCAGAAGAAATAAAAAAAGAACTAATAAGACTAAGCAAAATAAAAAAGTATTGCTTTCAAGTAGAAAAAAATCAAAATCCAATATATCACAAATCTAAGTGTGGAGACCAAATAATTTTTCAAATAGATAAAGACAACAAAAAAATTAGACTAAAATATAACGCATATGGATGTATAGTCTTTCTAGCCAGTACTTATCTTTTAACCAAAATATGCGACAATCAATCTAAAAAGACAACATCAGAAATCATAACAAAAATAATTAACAATAATTTTGAAAATTTAGAAGAAATCAATAAAAACCTTAAAATTTTTGAAAATTTCTTATATACAAACAGAAAAGACTGTTTCATTCTACCGTACAAAGCTTTAAAAGAAATTTTAAAGTAA
- a CDS encoding L-lactate dehydrogenase yields the protein MLKRNKVVLVGAGGVGSSFAYALTIDNSLVHELIIIDVAQDKAKGEVMDLNHGQMFLKKNIKIEFGNYNDCSDADIVVITAGLNQKPGETRLDLVGKNTKIFKEIVTSIVSSGFDGIFVIASNPVDIMTYVTMKYSNFPTCKVIGTGTTLDTSRLRYFLAERLNVNTQNIHSYIMGEHGDSSFATWDETKIAMKSLSEYIADGIIVESELDEIHNNVVNAAYEVIKLKGSTYYAIGLGIKRIVNAIIGDQNLILPISSYINGQYGDSIKDIYIGAPAVVCKDGVKEVLDFKISERELKKFQISANQLKSYLDKIEF from the coding sequence ATGCTTAAACGTAATAAAGTTGTTCTTGTTGGGGCAGGTGGTGTTGGCTCAAGTTTTGCTTATGCTTTGACAATAGACAACTCACTTGTTCATGAACTTATAATTATTGATGTAGCTCAAGATAAAGCGAAGGGTGAAGTCATGGATTTAAACCATGGTCAGATGTTTTTGAAAAAAAATATCAAAATAGAATTTGGTAATTATAATGATTGTTCTGATGCTGATATTGTTGTAATTACTGCCGGTCTTAATCAAAAACCAGGTGAGACAAGACTTGATTTGGTTGGCAAAAATACTAAGATTTTTAAGGAAATTGTAACAAGTATTGTTTCAAGTGGATTTGATGGTATTTTTGTGATTGCAAGTAATCCTGTTGATATTATGACTTATGTGACAATGAAGTATTCTAATTTTCCAACTTGTAAGGTTATTGGAACAGGTACAACACTTGATACTTCAAGACTTAGATATTTTTTGGCTGAGCGTCTTAATGTTAATACTCAAAATATACATTCATATATTATGGGTGAACATGGAGATAGTTCTTTTGCTACTTGGGATGAGACTAAAATAGCTATGAAGTCTTTATCAGAATATATTGCTGATGGGATAATAGTAGAATCGGAACTTGATGAGATTCATAATAATGTTGTTAATGCTGCTTATGAGGTAATTAAACTTAAAGGTTCAACTTATTATGCTATTGGACTTGGAATTAAACGCATTGTTAATGCGATAATTGGTGATCAAAACCTTATTTTACCGATATCTTCATATATTAATGGTCAGTATGGTGATTCTATTAAAGATATTTATATTGGGGCACCTGCTGTAGTTTGTAAAGATGGTGTAAAAGAAGTCCTTGATTTTAAAATTAGTGAGAGAGAACTTAAAAAGTTTCAAATTTCTGCCAATCAATTGAAGAGTTATCTTGATAAAATAGAATTTTAA
- the lepA gene encoding translation elongation factor 4, producing MSSYKKNFCIIAHIDHGKSTLADRFIQKAKIISDREFKSQILDSMDIERERGITIKSQAVTIDYKCSDGNIYELNFVDTPGHVDFSYEVSRAISSCEGALLLIDASQGIEAQTVSNFYMAFEHNLEIIPVINKIDLPSANIDFVKEQIENDLGLDANVAVLISAKNGIGIDELLEAICKYVPSPKGSTENPLKALIFDSHYDSYRGVVVHFRIFEGQIKPGYKIKFMHADREYFVEEIGIFKIILEKKDILEAGDVGYFIAGIKNISDVKIGDTVTLVDNPAVAPLEGFKEVKPVVFSSVYPVDANQYDDLLKAMDRLKLNDASLTFEKDASAALGHGFKCGFLGLLHLEVIQERIEREFDLSVILTSPSVRYKIIPKKGNPYFIESPEQFPGNENIEITLEPYIRANIIVPAEFLGNIMSVCLLKRGVQENLIYLDAKRVEVIYKMPLAEILFDFYDKIKSVSRGYASFDYTLLGYEETDLVKLDILVNGDRVDALSQLVFRDGARAKALNICKKLKDEIARQQFKIAIQGAIGSNIIARETISPVRKDVTAKCYGGDITRKRKLLEKQKEGKKRLKMIGNIEIPQSAFLAVLKSDDN from the coding sequence ATTAGTTCTTATAAAAAAAATTTTTGTATTATTGCACATATTGACCATGGTAAATCAACTTTAGCAGATAGGTTTATACAAAAGGCTAAAATAATCTCAGATCGAGAGTTTAAGAGTCAAATTCTTGATAGTATGGATATTGAAAGAGAGAGAGGAATTACCATTAAAAGTCAAGCCGTAACTATTGATTATAAGTGTAGTGATGGCAATATTTATGAGCTTAATTTTGTAGATACTCCAGGACATGTCGATTTTTCTTATGAAGTCTCAAGAGCAATTTCATCTTGTGAAGGAGCACTTTTACTTATTGATGCTAGTCAGGGCATAGAAGCTCAAACCGTTTCAAATTTTTATATGGCATTTGAACATAATCTTGAAATTATTCCTGTTATTAATAAAATAGATTTACCAAGTGCAAATATTGATTTTGTGAAAGAGCAAATAGAGAATGATTTAGGACTAGATGCTAATGTTGCTGTTCTCATATCTGCTAAGAATGGAATAGGTATTGATGAATTACTTGAGGCTATTTGTAAGTATGTCCCTTCTCCTAAGGGTAGTACAGAGAATCCATTAAAAGCTTTGATTTTTGATTCGCATTATGATTCTTACCGTGGTGTCGTTGTTCATTTTAGAATTTTTGAGGGACAAATTAAACCTGGTTATAAAATTAAATTTATGCATGCAGATAGAGAATATTTTGTAGAGGAGATTGGAATTTTTAAAATCATTCTTGAAAAAAAAGATATTTTAGAAGCAGGTGATGTTGGATATTTTATTGCAGGAATAAAAAATATATCGGATGTTAAAATTGGAGACACTGTAACCCTTGTTGATAATCCAGCAGTAGCTCCTCTTGAAGGATTTAAAGAAGTTAAGCCTGTAGTTTTTTCATCTGTTTATCCAGTTGATGCTAATCAATATGATGATCTATTGAAAGCAATGGATAGACTTAAACTAAATGATGCATCTCTTACTTTTGAAAAAGATGCTTCAGCTGCTCTTGGACATGGATTTAAATGTGGATTTTTGGGGCTTTTGCATTTAGAGGTGATTCAGGAAAGAATTGAACGTGAATTTGATCTTAGTGTGATATTAACATCACCATCTGTTCGTTATAAAATTATTCCTAAAAAGGGAAATCCCTATTTTATTGAAAGTCCTGAGCAATTTCCCGGAAATGAAAATATTGAAATTACACTTGAACCTTATATTAGGGCTAATATTATTGTTCCTGCTGAATTTTTAGGTAATATTATGAGTGTTTGTTTGCTTAAAAGAGGTGTACAGGAAAATTTAATTTATCTTGATGCCAAGCGTGTTGAAGTTATTTATAAGATGCCTCTTGCTGAAATATTGTTTGATTTTTATGATAAGATTAAGTCTGTAAGTCGTGGATATGCTTCTTTTGATTATACACTATTAGGATATGAAGAGACAGATTTAGTTAAGTTGGATATTTTAGTTAATGGAGATAGAGTTGATGCATTATCTCAATTGGTTTTTAGAGATGGTGCACGAGCAAAGGCCTTAAATATTTGTAAAAAATTAAAAGATGAGATTGCAAGACAGCAATTTAAAATAGCAATTCAAGGAGCTATTGGTTCAAATATTATTGCCCGTGAAACAATTTCACCTGTTAGAAAAGATGTTACTGCTAAATGTTATGGGGGTGATATTACTCGTAAGAGAAAGCTTTTAGAGAAGCAAAAAGAAGGAAAAAAGCGACTTAAAATGATAGGAAATATTGAAATACCACAAAGTGCATTTCTTGCTGTTCTTAAATCAGATGATAATTAA